A stretch of the Patescibacteria group bacterium genome encodes the following:
- the atpD gene encoding F0F1 ATP synthase subunit beta — MTEAKKQTGKIKQIIGAVVDVVFDDKLPEIFNALEVVKADGEKLILEVQQHTGFNVVRCIAMGSTDGLKRGDTVTDTGEGIQVPVGKETLGRIFNVLGDAVDGQPTPKTAKKYNIHRKAPEFTEQSTKTEILETGIKVIDLICPIAKGGKVGLFGGAGVGKTVVIQELINNIAKAHGGYSVFAGVGERTREGNDLYHEMKDAGVLDKLAMVFGQMNEAPGNRARIALAGLSLAEYFRDEMNQDVLFFVDNIFRFTQAGSEVSTLLGRLPSAVGYQPTLATEMGELQERITSTNKGSITSIQAVYVPADDLTDPAPATTFAHLNSTVVLSRGLTELGIYPAVDPLDSSSIILDPIIVGEEHYQVARGVQKVLQRYKDLQDIIAILGMEELSDEDKQTVTRARKIQKFLSQPFQVAEAFTGRPGKFVKLADTVKAFGEILAGKHDDKSEDEFYMVGGIEEVGKK, encoded by the coding sequence ATGACTGAAGCGAAAAAACAAACTGGAAAAATTAAGCAGATAATCGGAGCCGTGGTGGACGTCGTTTTTGACGATAAACTTCCGGAAATTTTCAATGCCTTGGAAGTTGTTAAGGCCGATGGCGAAAAATTGATTCTCGAAGTGCAACAGCACACCGGTTTTAATGTTGTCCGCTGTATCGCCATGGGTTCGACTGATGGCTTGAAAAGAGGGGACACGGTTACCGATACCGGCGAGGGCATCCAGGTTCCGGTCGGCAAGGAAACTTTGGGCCGCATCTTCAATGTTTTGGGCGATGCCGTCGATGGTCAGCCGACTCCGAAGACTGCCAAGAAATACAATATCCACCGCAAGGCTCCGGAATTCACCGAGCAGTCCACCAAGACGGAAATTTTGGAAACCGGCATTAAGGTTATCGATTTGATCTGCCCGATCGCCAAGGGCGGTAAAGTCGGTTTGTTCGGCGGCGCCGGCGTGGGAAAAACTGTTGTCATCCAGGAGCTGATCAATAATATCGCCAAAGCTCACGGCGGCTATTCGGTTTTTGCCGGAGTCGGCGAACGCACTCGCGAAGGCAATGACTTGTATCATGAAATGAAAGACGCGGGCGTGTTGGATAAATTGGCGATGGTCTTTGGTCAGATGAATGAAGCGCCGGGCAACCGCGCGCGCATCGCGCTGGCCGGTTTGTCGCTCGCCGAATATTTCCGTGATGAAATGAATCAGGACGTTTTGTTCTTTGTTGATAATATTTTTAGATTTACGCAAGCCGGTTCCGAAGTTTCCACTTTGCTTGGCCGTTTGCCTTCTGCCGTAGGTTATCAGCCGACGCTCGCCACTGAAATGGGTGAACTCCAGGAAAGAATCACTTCTACTAATAAGGGTTCAATCACTTCCATCCAGGCCGTATATGTACCGGCTGACGATTTGACCGATCCGGCGCCGGCCACGACTTTCGCGCACTTGAATTCCACCGTCGTCTTGTCCCGCGGTCTGACCGAATTGGGAATTTATCCGGCCGTTGATCCCCTGGATTCTTCTTCGATAATTTTGGATCCGATCATCGTCGGCGAAGAGCATTATCAGGTCGCCCGCGGCGTGCAGAAAGTTTTGCAGCGCTATAAGGATTTGCAGGATATCATCGCCATCTTGGGCATGGAAGAATTGTCAGATGAAGACAAGCAGACCGTCACCCGCGCCCGCAAGATCCAGAAATTCTTGTCCCAGCCGTTCCAAGTCGCCGAAGCTTTCACCGGCCGTCCGGGAAAATTCGTCAAGCTCGCCGATACCGTCAAAGCCTTTGGTGAAATCTTGGCCGGCAAGCATGATGATAAAAGCGAGGATGAATTCTATATGGTGGGAGGGATTGAGGAAGTGGGAAAGAAGTAA
- the atpC gene encoding ATP synthase F1 subunit epsilon: protein MDKIIKFEIVTPEKTVLKEDVVEVTVPTEEGEVTILPHHAPLVATLKPGVLVLKKSDGGTDVAFIAGGFLEVLRNKVVVLADTAERAEEIDLAKVEEARVRAEKAMKETRHEDAEEFARIAAQLEHELAKTRAVNRWRNIKKY from the coding sequence ATGGATAAGATAATCAAATTTGAAATCGTCACTCCGGAAAAAACCGTCTTAAAGGAGGACGTGGTTGAAGTGACCGTGCCGACCGAGGAAGGGGAAGTGACGATTCTGCCGCACCACGCGCCGCTGGTGGCGACGCTTAAGCCCGGAGTTTTGGTTTTGAAAAAATCGGATGGCGGGACCGACGTGGCGTTTATCGCCGGCGGATTTTTAGAGGTGTTAAGAAATAAAGTCGTGGTTTTAGCCGATACGGCCGAGCGCGCCGAAGAGATCGATCTGGCCAAAGTGGAGGAGGCGAGAGTTCGGGCGGAAAAAGCCATGAAGGAAACGCGGCATGAAGACGCCGAAGAATTCGCCCGCATCGCCGCCCAATTGGAGCACGAACTGGCCAAGACCCGGGCGGTCAACCGCTGGCGCAACATTAAAAAGTATTAA
- the atpG gene encoding ATP synthase F1 subunit gamma: MSSTKEIQRRIKSIGNTKKITKAMEMVSAAKMRKTIEAVLKTRSYANLSWMTVLNIASSVHAGKYLHPLLAQRKEIKREAIVLITSNRGLCGSFNSAVIAKAVNSVKKHHTDDKKLTENLSEKVERPVDFILLGKKGISVKSRYNYNIAAEFVKEDVAYQAKEVVPVAKMIINDFLSGKYDKVMVAYTDFVSPSKQIPRVKQILPIDLEAKDHHLGIVGRNPQVGLDAEFIKAKEEKYLHDEKHESYVFTYEPSAEEVLNEILPRLIEVQLFQALLESNASDHSARMAAMHKATDAAKDLVAELTLYYNKARQAAITREISEISAGVSAMNG; the protein is encoded by the coding sequence ATGTCAAGTACTAAGGAAATACAAAGACGAATAAAATCCATCGGCAATACCAAGAAGATTACTAAGGCGATGGAAATGGTCTCGGCCGCCAAGATGAGGAAAACCATCGAGGCTGTTTTGAAGACGCGGTCATACGCCAATTTGAGCTGGATGACGGTTTTGAATATCGCTTCTTCGGTGCATGCCGGAAAATATCTGCATCCGCTTTTAGCGCAAAGAAAAGAAATCAAGCGCGAAGCAATTGTCTTAATTACTTCCAACCGTGGTTTGTGCGGCAGTTTCAATTCAGCCGTGATCGCCAAGGCAGTCAATTCTGTTAAAAAACATCACACTGATGACAAAAAATTGACAGAAAATTTGTCTGAAAAAGTTGAACGGCCGGTTGATTTCATTTTATTGGGCAAAAAAGGAATTTCCGTAAAATCCCGATACAATTATAATATTGCCGCCGAATTCGTGAAGGAAGATGTGGCTTACCAGGCCAAGGAAGTCGTGCCGGTGGCCAAGATGATCATCAATGATTTTCTTTCTGGAAAATATGATAAAGTGATGGTGGCTTACACCGATTTTGTCAGCCCATCCAAGCAGATTCCCCGCGTCAAACAGATTCTGCCGATCGATTTGGAAGCCAAGGATCATCATTTGGGAATTGTCGGCCGTAATCCGCAAGTCGGTTTAGATGCTGAATTTATCAAAGCCAAGGAAGAAAAATATCTGCATGACGAGAAGCATGAATCCTATGTTTTCACCTACGAACCTTCCGCCGAAGAAGTTTTGAATGAAATCCTGCCCCGTTTGATCGAAGTCCAGCTGTTCCAGGCTTTGTTGGAATCCAACGCCTCTGATCATTCCGCCCGCATGGCCGCGATGCATAAAGCCACTGATGCCGCTAAAGATCTGGTCGCCGAGCTTACCTTATATTATAACAAGGCTAGGCAGGCGGCGATCACCAGGGAAATTTCGGAGATCAGCGCGGGAGTAAGCGCGATGAATGGATAA